One genomic window of Daphnia pulex isolate KAP4 chromosome 10, ASM2113471v1 includes the following:
- the LOC124205025 gene encoding protein single-minded-like isoform X4 — MQDIIQMCSFDASKSTKGASKLRRDLINTEIGHLRDLLPLPASTRQRLSQLQLMALVCVYVRKANYFQQVFKRHDLGQMPTPSIGFSKAMNGFLMMMTQNGKLLYISDNAAEYLGHSMEDLLIHGDSVYDIIDKQDHQNVQNELGRPPGSGGGNSANIGGGPHAVVAPADDARIFLCRMNVSRNARRQMRFGDQKVILVEGHFVSYLPLCTRNEPVLIATCTPVAMPETRECVVQGATNIFTSVHNMDMKFASIDASGEFYLGYSRQELLDVSWYQLLHWDFMREAQSKHRLITQSEQDRSCILLVRLQRRNGTWLWIHCVLQVKDATEAGQQPVIICTNQVLSEREAQVMRANSWLYHFYLVQTKLQYGMNYEGQQPAQQQASTSRSSASASSPGGGYGYSHLMNNTSPVPSSSCSASGDTSNTPQPVHFQQQPQQHLVPPPLNSPLYAPPPPPHHHHPHNHLYSSPVMDTYQHFSLHPQQQQQQQQQQQQQHHHQQQQHQIHPQGAQSGSSNTGSGNVVSSNPHFSFAPSPSSGHHHSYSGVGGPFSLGPQETSPYHSGHQQMQQNIKTEVYHSDLGDRAELGGYHIKIEAKPDEFQHTSGMDSSGMGPGVYGASAVKEEPAVTESPEDPMSPASSPPRKRYRLMAATLPSSTPPSAFPPNGSGIGGENQQLHQQAHQQQHQHQPNDWHRNHRSDHHPHSGYGQSVWPNAGWINTSYPVGLAQLEETGYDSPDMNYDRDSSFSPLIGISIGRASSPSSSSSPSNHALHQRRLLLRRKQHQPTSAMDSRDSLPNGRYHSAESVQRVPDVCITMPPELSPLGYVLTPAPTPPDAEDAPSVCYPQNIVEIELRVPASLSSEPDGAISSLSFINATALSGPHELAENQQAITLLPANRHYLYHAAANTASVASAASAAPPLETACDPTHPTPAVDYHTPTTPTSMDYPKP, encoded by the exons GCCATGAACGGattcttgatgatgatgacgcaaAACGGCAAGCTCCTCTACATCTCCGACAACGCCGCCGAATACCTGGGACATTCAATG GAGGACTTGCTGATTCACGGCGACAGCGTGTACGATATTATCGACAAGCAAGACCATCAGAATGTCCAAAACGAGCTGGGACGACCGCcgggcagcggcggcggcaacaGCGCCAACATCGGCGGCGGCCCTCACGCCGTTGTCGCTCCCGCCGACGACGCCCGCATCTTCCTCTGTCGCATGAATGTTTCGCGCAACGCTCGCAGGCAAATGCGATTCGGCGACCAAAAG GTGATACTCGTCGAAGGCCACTTTGTGTCTTACCTGCCGCTGTGCACGCGGAACGAGCCCGTCTTGATCGCCACTTGCACTCCGGTCGCCATGCCCGAGACCCGCGAGTGCGTCGTCCAGGGAGCCACCAACATCTTCACTTCTGTTCATAACATGGACATGAAATTCGCTTCCATCGACGccag TGGCGAGTTCTACCTGGGCTATTCACGGCAGGAGCTGCTGGACGTGTCGTGGTACCAGCTCCTGCACTGGGACTTTATGAGGGAAGCCCAATCCAAGCACAGATTAA TCACTCAGTCGGAGCAAGATAGGTCCTGCATTCTACTCGTACGACTCCAGCGACGCAATGGCACTTGGCTCTGGATCCACTGCGTCCTGCAG GTGAAGGACGCAACTGAAGCTGGACAGCAACCCGTCATTATCTGTACCAATCAGGTTCTAAG TGAGAGAGAAGCCCAGGTGATGCGAGCCAACAGCTGGCTCTATCACTTCTATCTGGTGCAGACCAAACTCCAGTACGGCATGAATTACGAGGGCCAGCAACCGGCGCAGCAACAAGCCAGCACTTCGCGCTCGTCGGCATCTGCATCTTCGCCCGGCGGCGGTTATGGATATTCGCATCTGATGAACAACACCAGTCCCGTGCCGTCGTCCTCTTGCAGCGCGTCCGGCGACACATCCAACACCCCGCAACCGGTCCATTTCCAGCAACAGCCGCAACAACATCTCGTTCCGCCACCTCTGAACTCTCCTCTCTATGCCCCTCCGCCACCTCCTCACCATCACCATCCGCACAATCATTTATACTCCTCGCCGGTGATGGATACGTACCAGCATTTTTCACTGcatccgcaacaacaacaacagcaacaacaacaacaacaacaacagcatcatcatcagcagcaacagcatcagATCCATCCGCAAGGGGCTCAAAGTGGATCTTCCAACACTGGGTCCGGCAATGTGGTGTCCAGTAATCCTCATTTTTCCTTTGCCCCGTCGCCGAGTTCGGGGCATCATCATTCGTACTCGGGAGTCGGCGGGCCTTTCTCTCTGGGTCCTCAGGAGACCAGTCCTTATCATTCTGGTCATCAGCAAATGCAACAGAATATCAAGACGGAAGTATACCATTCCGATCTGGGCGACCGGGCGGAATTGGGCGGATATCAT aTCAAAATAGAGGCTAAACCAGACGAGTTCCAACACACTTCCGGAATGGATTCTTCCGGCATGGGGCCTGGAGTGTACGGGGCCAGCGCAGTGAAAGAGGAACCTGCAGTTACTGAATCGCCAGAGGACCCCATGAGCCCAGCGTCTTCGCCGCCACGCAAACGGTACAGACTGATGGCCGCAACCTTGCCCAGCTCTACTCCTCCTTCCGCTTTCCCTCCTAACGGAAGCGGAATTGGGGGAGAGAATCAACAATTGCACCAACAAGCGCACCAGCAACAGCACCAACACCAGCCGAATGATTGGCATAGGAACCACCGGAGCGATCATCATCCGCACTCCGGCTACGGTCAATCCGTGTGGCCTAATGCCGGATGGATCAATACGAGCTATCCAGTCGGATTGGCGCAGCTGGAAGAGACCGGCTACGATAGCCCTGACATGAATTACGACCGGGACAGCTCCTTTTCGCCCTTGATCGGAATTTCCATCGGTAGAGCCTCTTCTCCGTCGTCCTCTTCATCCCCGTCCAATCACGCCCTGCATCAGCGGAGGCTTTTGCTCCGCCGGAAGCAACACCAGCCAACGTCTGCGATGGATTCAAGAGATTCTTTGCCCAACGGACGCTACCATTCTGCCGAGAGTGTCCAACGCGTGCCGGATGTGTGCATCACGATGCCGCCGGAATTGTCTCCTCTGGGTTACGTCCTGACTCCTGCGCCAACTCCACCGGACGCTGAAGACGCTCCCTCCGTTTGTTACCCTCAAAACATTGTGGAAATCGAACTGCGGGTGCCTGCCTCACTGTCGTCGGAGCCGGACGGCGCCATCAGCAGCCTGAGTTTCATCAACGCCACCGCTCTAAGTGGCCCGCATGAGTTGGCCGAGAACCAGCAGGCGATCACGCTTCTTCCGGCCAATCGCCACTATCTTTACCACGCAGCTGCCAATACGGCGTCTGTTGCCTCCGCAGCCTCCGCCGCGCCTCCTTTGGAAACGGCATGTGATCCAACTCATCCTACACCAGCCGTCGACTACCATACGCCGACCACGCCTACTAGTATGGATTATCCTAAGCCTTAA
- the LOC124205025 gene encoding protein single-minded-like isoform X3, producing the protein MQDIIQMCSSFDASKSTKGASKLRRDLINTEIGHLRDLLPLPASTRQRLSQLQLMALVCVYVRKANYFQQVFKRHDLGQMPTPSIGFSKAMNGFLMMMTQNGKLLYISDNAAEYLGHSMEDLLIHGDSVYDIIDKQDHQNVQNELGRPPGSGGGNSANIGGGPHAVVAPADDARIFLCRMNVSRNARRQMRFGDQKVILVEGHFVSYLPLCTRNEPVLIATCTPVAMPETRECVVQGATNIFTSVHNMDMKFASIDASGEFYLGYSRQELLDVSWYQLLHWDFMREAQSKHRLITQSEQDRSCILLVRLQRRNGTWLWIHCVLQVKDATEAGQQPVIICTNQVLSEREAQVMRANSWLYHFYLVQTKLQYGMNYEGQQPAQQQASTSRSSASASSPGGGYGYSHLMNNTSPVPSSSCSASGDTSNTPQPVHFQQQPQQHLVPPPLNSPLYAPPPPPHHHHPHNHLYSSPVMDTYQHFSLHPQQQQQQQQQQQQQHHHQQQQHQIHPQGAQSGSSNTGSGNVVSSNPHFSFAPSPSSGHHHSYSGVGGPFSLGPQETSPYHSGHQQMQQNIKTEVYHSDLGDRAELGGYHIKIEAKPDEFQHTSGMDSSGMGPGVYGASAVKEEPAVTESPEDPMSPASSPPRKRYRLMAATLPSSTPPSAFPPNGSGIGGENQQLHQQAHQQQHQHQPNDWHRNHRSDHHPHSGYGQSVWPNAGWINTSYPVGLAQLEETGYDSPDMNYDRDSSFSPLIGISIGRASSPSSSSSPSNHALHQRRLLLRRKQHQPTSAMDSRDSLPNGRYHSAESVQRVPDVCITMPPELSPLGYVLTPAPTPPDAEDAPSVCYPQNIVEIELRVPASLSSEPDGAISSLSFINATALSGPHELAENQQAITLLPANRHYLYHAAANTASVASAASAAPPLETACDPTHPTPAVDYHTPTTPTSMDYPKP; encoded by the exons GCCATGAACGGattcttgatgatgatgacgcaaAACGGCAAGCTCCTCTACATCTCCGACAACGCCGCCGAATACCTGGGACATTCAATG GAGGACTTGCTGATTCACGGCGACAGCGTGTACGATATTATCGACAAGCAAGACCATCAGAATGTCCAAAACGAGCTGGGACGACCGCcgggcagcggcggcggcaacaGCGCCAACATCGGCGGCGGCCCTCACGCCGTTGTCGCTCCCGCCGACGACGCCCGCATCTTCCTCTGTCGCATGAATGTTTCGCGCAACGCTCGCAGGCAAATGCGATTCGGCGACCAAAAG GTGATACTCGTCGAAGGCCACTTTGTGTCTTACCTGCCGCTGTGCACGCGGAACGAGCCCGTCTTGATCGCCACTTGCACTCCGGTCGCCATGCCCGAGACCCGCGAGTGCGTCGTCCAGGGAGCCACCAACATCTTCACTTCTGTTCATAACATGGACATGAAATTCGCTTCCATCGACGccag TGGCGAGTTCTACCTGGGCTATTCACGGCAGGAGCTGCTGGACGTGTCGTGGTACCAGCTCCTGCACTGGGACTTTATGAGGGAAGCCCAATCCAAGCACAGATTAA TCACTCAGTCGGAGCAAGATAGGTCCTGCATTCTACTCGTACGACTCCAGCGACGCAATGGCACTTGGCTCTGGATCCACTGCGTCCTGCAG GTGAAGGACGCAACTGAAGCTGGACAGCAACCCGTCATTATCTGTACCAATCAGGTTCTAAG TGAGAGAGAAGCCCAGGTGATGCGAGCCAACAGCTGGCTCTATCACTTCTATCTGGTGCAGACCAAACTCCAGTACGGCATGAATTACGAGGGCCAGCAACCGGCGCAGCAACAAGCCAGCACTTCGCGCTCGTCGGCATCTGCATCTTCGCCCGGCGGCGGTTATGGATATTCGCATCTGATGAACAACACCAGTCCCGTGCCGTCGTCCTCTTGCAGCGCGTCCGGCGACACATCCAACACCCCGCAACCGGTCCATTTCCAGCAACAGCCGCAACAACATCTCGTTCCGCCACCTCTGAACTCTCCTCTCTATGCCCCTCCGCCACCTCCTCACCATCACCATCCGCACAATCATTTATACTCCTCGCCGGTGATGGATACGTACCAGCATTTTTCACTGcatccgcaacaacaacaacagcaacaacaacaacaacaacaacagcatcatcatcagcagcaacagcatcagATCCATCCGCAAGGGGCTCAAAGTGGATCTTCCAACACTGGGTCCGGCAATGTGGTGTCCAGTAATCCTCATTTTTCCTTTGCCCCGTCGCCGAGTTCGGGGCATCATCATTCGTACTCGGGAGTCGGCGGGCCTTTCTCTCTGGGTCCTCAGGAGACCAGTCCTTATCATTCTGGTCATCAGCAAATGCAACAGAATATCAAGACGGAAGTATACCATTCCGATCTGGGCGACCGGGCGGAATTGGGCGGATATCAT aTCAAAATAGAGGCTAAACCAGACGAGTTCCAACACACTTCCGGAATGGATTCTTCCGGCATGGGGCCTGGAGTGTACGGGGCCAGCGCAGTGAAAGAGGAACCTGCAGTTACTGAATCGCCAGAGGACCCCATGAGCCCAGCGTCTTCGCCGCCACGCAAACGGTACAGACTGATGGCCGCAACCTTGCCCAGCTCTACTCCTCCTTCCGCTTTCCCTCCTAACGGAAGCGGAATTGGGGGAGAGAATCAACAATTGCACCAACAAGCGCACCAGCAACAGCACCAACACCAGCCGAATGATTGGCATAGGAACCACCGGAGCGATCATCATCCGCACTCCGGCTACGGTCAATCCGTGTGGCCTAATGCCGGATGGATCAATACGAGCTATCCAGTCGGATTGGCGCAGCTGGAAGAGACCGGCTACGATAGCCCTGACATGAATTACGACCGGGACAGCTCCTTTTCGCCCTTGATCGGAATTTCCATCGGTAGAGCCTCTTCTCCGTCGTCCTCTTCATCCCCGTCCAATCACGCCCTGCATCAGCGGAGGCTTTTGCTCCGCCGGAAGCAACACCAGCCAACGTCTGCGATGGATTCAAGAGATTCTTTGCCCAACGGACGCTACCATTCTGCCGAGAGTGTCCAACGCGTGCCGGATGTGTGCATCACGATGCCGCCGGAATTGTCTCCTCTGGGTTACGTCCTGACTCCTGCGCCAACTCCACCGGACGCTGAAGACGCTCCCTCCGTTTGTTACCCTCAAAACATTGTGGAAATCGAACTGCGGGTGCCTGCCTCACTGTCGTCGGAGCCGGACGGCGCCATCAGCAGCCTGAGTTTCATCAACGCCACCGCTCTAAGTGGCCCGCATGAGTTGGCCGAGAACCAGCAGGCGATCACGCTTCTTCCGGCCAATCGCCACTATCTTTACCACGCAGCTGCCAATACGGCGTCTGTTGCCTCCGCAGCCTCCGCCGCGCCTCCTTTGGAAACGGCATGTGATCCAACTCATCCTACACCAGCCGTCGACTACCATACGCCGACCACGCCTACTAGTATGGATTATCCTAAGCCTTAA
- the LOC124205025 gene encoding protein single-minded-like isoform X5, with translation MALVCVYVRKANYFQQVFKRHDLGQMPTPSIGFSKAMNGFLMMMTQNGKLLYISDNAAEYLGHSMEDLLIHGDSVYDIIDKQDHQNVQNELGRPPGSGGGNSANIGGGPHAVVAPADDARIFLCRMNVSRNARRQMRFGDQKVILVEGHFVSYLPLCTRNEPVLIATCTPVAMPETRECVVQGATNIFTSVHNMDMKFASIDASGEFYLGYSRQELLDVSWYQLLHWDFMREAQSKHRLITQSEQDRSCILLVRLQRRNGTWLWIHCVLQVKDATEAGQQPVIICTNQVLSEREAQVMRANSWLYHFYLVQTKLQYGMNYEGQQPAQQQASTSRSSASASSPGGGYGYSHLMNNTSPVPSSSCSASGDTSNTPQPVHFQQQPQQHLVPPPLNSPLYAPPPPPHHHHPHNHLYSSPVMDTYQHFSLHPQQQQQQQQQQQQQHHHQQQQHQIHPQGAQSGSSNTGSGNVVSSNPHFSFAPSPSSGHHHSYSGVGGPFSLGPQETSPYHSGHQQMQQNIKTEVYHSDLGDRAELGGYHIKIEAKPDEFQHTSGMDSSGMGPGVYGASAVKEEPAVTESPEDPMSPASSPPRKRYRLMAATLPSSTPPSAFPPNGSGIGGENQQLHQQAHQQQHQHQPNDWHRNHRSDHHPHSGYGQSVWPNAGWINTSYPVGLAQLEETGYDSPDMNYDRDSSFSPLIGISIGRASSPSSSSSPSNHALHQRRLLLRRKQHQPTSAMDSRDSLPNGRYHSAESVQRVPDVCITMPPELSPLGYVLTPAPTPPDAEDAPSVCYPQNIVEIELRVPASLSSEPDGAISSLSFINATALSGPHELAENQQAITLLPANRHYLYHAAANTASVASAASAAPPLETACDPTHPTPAVDYHTPTTPTSMDYPKP, from the exons GCCATGAACGGattcttgatgatgatgacgcaaAACGGCAAGCTCCTCTACATCTCCGACAACGCCGCCGAATACCTGGGACATTCAATG GAGGACTTGCTGATTCACGGCGACAGCGTGTACGATATTATCGACAAGCAAGACCATCAGAATGTCCAAAACGAGCTGGGACGACCGCcgggcagcggcggcggcaacaGCGCCAACATCGGCGGCGGCCCTCACGCCGTTGTCGCTCCCGCCGACGACGCCCGCATCTTCCTCTGTCGCATGAATGTTTCGCGCAACGCTCGCAGGCAAATGCGATTCGGCGACCAAAAG GTGATACTCGTCGAAGGCCACTTTGTGTCTTACCTGCCGCTGTGCACGCGGAACGAGCCCGTCTTGATCGCCACTTGCACTCCGGTCGCCATGCCCGAGACCCGCGAGTGCGTCGTCCAGGGAGCCACCAACATCTTCACTTCTGTTCATAACATGGACATGAAATTCGCTTCCATCGACGccag TGGCGAGTTCTACCTGGGCTATTCACGGCAGGAGCTGCTGGACGTGTCGTGGTACCAGCTCCTGCACTGGGACTTTATGAGGGAAGCCCAATCCAAGCACAGATTAA TCACTCAGTCGGAGCAAGATAGGTCCTGCATTCTACTCGTACGACTCCAGCGACGCAATGGCACTTGGCTCTGGATCCACTGCGTCCTGCAG GTGAAGGACGCAACTGAAGCTGGACAGCAACCCGTCATTATCTGTACCAATCAGGTTCTAAG TGAGAGAGAAGCCCAGGTGATGCGAGCCAACAGCTGGCTCTATCACTTCTATCTGGTGCAGACCAAACTCCAGTACGGCATGAATTACGAGGGCCAGCAACCGGCGCAGCAACAAGCCAGCACTTCGCGCTCGTCGGCATCTGCATCTTCGCCCGGCGGCGGTTATGGATATTCGCATCTGATGAACAACACCAGTCCCGTGCCGTCGTCCTCTTGCAGCGCGTCCGGCGACACATCCAACACCCCGCAACCGGTCCATTTCCAGCAACAGCCGCAACAACATCTCGTTCCGCCACCTCTGAACTCTCCTCTCTATGCCCCTCCGCCACCTCCTCACCATCACCATCCGCACAATCATTTATACTCCTCGCCGGTGATGGATACGTACCAGCATTTTTCACTGcatccgcaacaacaacaacagcaacaacaacaacaacaacaacagcatcatcatcagcagcaacagcatcagATCCATCCGCAAGGGGCTCAAAGTGGATCTTCCAACACTGGGTCCGGCAATGTGGTGTCCAGTAATCCTCATTTTTCCTTTGCCCCGTCGCCGAGTTCGGGGCATCATCATTCGTACTCGGGAGTCGGCGGGCCTTTCTCTCTGGGTCCTCAGGAGACCAGTCCTTATCATTCTGGTCATCAGCAAATGCAACAGAATATCAAGACGGAAGTATACCATTCCGATCTGGGCGACCGGGCGGAATTGGGCGGATATCAT aTCAAAATAGAGGCTAAACCAGACGAGTTCCAACACACTTCCGGAATGGATTCTTCCGGCATGGGGCCTGGAGTGTACGGGGCCAGCGCAGTGAAAGAGGAACCTGCAGTTACTGAATCGCCAGAGGACCCCATGAGCCCAGCGTCTTCGCCGCCACGCAAACGGTACAGACTGATGGCCGCAACCTTGCCCAGCTCTACTCCTCCTTCCGCTTTCCCTCCTAACGGAAGCGGAATTGGGGGAGAGAATCAACAATTGCACCAACAAGCGCACCAGCAACAGCACCAACACCAGCCGAATGATTGGCATAGGAACCACCGGAGCGATCATCATCCGCACTCCGGCTACGGTCAATCCGTGTGGCCTAATGCCGGATGGATCAATACGAGCTATCCAGTCGGATTGGCGCAGCTGGAAGAGACCGGCTACGATAGCCCTGACATGAATTACGACCGGGACAGCTCCTTTTCGCCCTTGATCGGAATTTCCATCGGTAGAGCCTCTTCTCCGTCGTCCTCTTCATCCCCGTCCAATCACGCCCTGCATCAGCGGAGGCTTTTGCTCCGCCGGAAGCAACACCAGCCAACGTCTGCGATGGATTCAAGAGATTCTTTGCCCAACGGACGCTACCATTCTGCCGAGAGTGTCCAACGCGTGCCGGATGTGTGCATCACGATGCCGCCGGAATTGTCTCCTCTGGGTTACGTCCTGACTCCTGCGCCAACTCCACCGGACGCTGAAGACGCTCCCTCCGTTTGTTACCCTCAAAACATTGTGGAAATCGAACTGCGGGTGCCTGCCTCACTGTCGTCGGAGCCGGACGGCGCCATCAGCAGCCTGAGTTTCATCAACGCCACCGCTCTAAGTGGCCCGCATGAGTTGGCCGAGAACCAGCAGGCGATCACGCTTCTTCCGGCCAATCGCCACTATCTTTACCACGCAGCTGCCAATACGGCGTCTGTTGCCTCCGCAGCCTCCGCCGCGCCTCCTTTGGAAACGGCATGTGATCCAACTCATCCTACACCAGCCGTCGACTACCATACGCCGACCACGCCTACTAGTATGGATTATCCTAAGCCTTAA